A genomic window from Meleagris gallopavo isolate NT-WF06-2002-E0010 breed Aviagen turkey brand Nicholas breeding stock chromosome 23, Turkey_5.1, whole genome shotgun sequence includes:
- the FAM43B gene encoding protein FAM43B, translating to MLPWRRSKFVLVENERKCKGKSLGPGLGYASLLAGFLRSCPDLLPECPLERLGSVFGGRRQKVELNKEDPTYTVRYLGNAVTLHAKGEGCTEEAVGKIWAKSDAGAGGAKMKLTLGPHGIRMAPGEKGARRSGHAYLLHRITYCTADRRHPKVFAWVYRHQVKNKAVVLRCHAVLVPKAATARAMALLLFQTSASAFDEFKRLKRQNDGRRLQQQLLGEAIVPLVPLRRLLNAKCPYRPPAERARCAPRLSSILEEDEEETGGTWGDGGPTVVSLASEMRGCSLRGPRAPIC from the coding sequence ATGCTGCCCTGGCGCCGCAGCAAGTTCGTGCTGGTGGAAAACGAACGTAAGTGCAAAGGGAAAAGCTTGGGGCCAGGGTTGGGCTATGCCTCGTTGCTGGCCGGCTTCCTGCGCTCCTGCCCCGATCTGTTGCCCGAATGCCCCTTGGAGAGGTTGGGTTCTGTGTTTGGAGGCCGTCGGCAGAAAGTGGAGCTGAACAAGGAGGATCCCACCTACACCGTGCGCTACCTGGGTAATGCAGTCACGCTGCACGCCAAAGGAGAGGGATGCACCGAGGAGGCGGTGGGGAAAATATGGGCCAAAAGCGACGCGGGCGCCGGTGGGGCCAAGATGAAGCTGACCTTAGGGCCGCACGGCATCCGCATGGCACCGGGTGAGAAGGGTGCCCGGAGGTCGGGCCACGCATACCTGCTGCACCGCATCACCTATTGCACAGCCGACCGCCGGCACCCCAAGGTTTTTGCGTGGGTTTACCGGCACCAGGTGAAGAACAAAGCCGTGGTGCTGCGCTGTCACGCCGTCCTCGTCCCCAAAGCCGCCACCGCGCGTGCCATGGCCCTGCTCCTCTTCCAGACCTCCGCTTCAGCCTTTGACGAATTCAAGAGGCTCAAAAGGCAGAACGATGGCCGTcgtctccagcagcagctcctgggtgAAGCCATCGTCCCCTTGGTGCCCCTGCGCAGGCTGCTCAATGCCAAGTGTCCCTACCGCCCGCCGGCCGAGCGCGCCCGCTGCGCCCCACGGCTCAGCTCCATCCTGGAGGAGGACGAGGAGGAGACGGGGGGCACGTGGGGGGACGGGGGTCCCACCGTGGTCTCTTTGGCCAGTGAGATGCGGGGGTGCAGCTTGCGTGGCCCAAGGGCCCCCATATGCTGA